One Candidatus Tectomicrobia bacterium genomic region harbors:
- a CDS encoding DUF393 domain-containing protein — protein MRPSPASSQNRPLLLWDGDCGFCRRSVEWLRARDPEGRIETFPYQRVPSPPMTPQLYERCGRAVQVVQPDGSVLSAGRAVLAALRIIGWRRTAAVFSLPPFVWAVETAYWMVARNRSFFTRILFRP, from the coding sequence ATGAGGCCGTCACCCGCTTCCTCCCAAAACAGACCCCTGCTGCTATGGGATGGGGACTGTGGCTTCTGCCGCCGCTCGGTGGAGTGGCTCCGTGCGCGGGACCCCGAGGGCCGCATCGAGACGTTCCCCTACCAGCGGGTGCCCTCGCCCCCCATGACGCCGCAGCTCTACGAGCGGTGCGGGCGGGCGGTGCAGGTCGTCCAGCCGGATGGCTCCGTTCTCTCCGCTGGCCGTGCAGTGCTGGCCGCGCTGAGAATCATCGGCTGGCGAAGGACCGCCGCCGTCTTTTCACTTCCTCCTTTCGTCTGGGCGGTGGAGACAGCCTACTGGATGGTGGCTAGGAACCGGAGTTTCTTCACACGGATTCTGTTCCGACCATGA
- the asnB gene encoding asparagine synthase (glutamine-hydrolyzing), whose translation MCGIAGILGAPDLEVMERMLLKIAHRGPDDGHVLADDRIVLGARRLSIIDVEGGRQPVTNEDGTVWAALNGEIYNAAALRRRLEVQGHRFHSRVDTEVLVHLYEREGEGLLSLLDGMFAIAIWDQQRKRLLLARDRLGIKPLYLHQAPGGKIAFASEMKALLLCPWVSRGIDFAALNDFFSFKHVPSPKTIYSGIRCLRPGNCLIAEEGSVRRSQYWKVRYQENERMTADEAAEGIFARLDEAVRSHMVSDVPIGAYLSGGMDSSAVVALMSRHSSRPVMTFSLGYEDGFKNKEADLHHARLMSQRFGTAHHECILSYQDLIESLDAIVSAFDEPFAGVISTYFITRLISRHVKVALSGDGADEIFGSYLPHRLAQPIAYFRKRFGGHVLSHPLNAEDRQELGAFAGQMDFLASLAREEGWRWRHRLSVFPDQEKRQLFSPAIQDEMADAQSLATMGEWYGQTTARDPLNEVLEVECSHILPDQVLAFVDRLSMAHSVEVRPPFVDHRLVEFAATIPGRLKMQNGRVKHILKEALAQVLPPEVVNRPKEGFVMPIHQWMPEKLRPFVEETLAPERLGLHGFFQGEYVARLLADRPDGGHLQANKLWMLTIFQLWYERYIH comes from the coding sequence ATGTGTGGCATCGCGGGCATCCTCGGCGCTCCGGACCTCGAGGTCATGGAGCGGATGCTCCTGAAGATCGCCCACCGGGGGCCGGACGACGGCCACGTCCTTGCGGATGATCGCATCGTGCTGGGGGCCCGGCGCCTCAGCATCATCGACGTTGAAGGTGGCCGCCAACCCGTCACCAATGAGGACGGCACCGTCTGGGCCGCCCTCAACGGAGAAATCTACAACGCCGCAGCCCTGCGGCGGCGCCTGGAGGTTCAGGGGCACCGCTTTCACTCCCGCGTGGACACCGAGGTCCTCGTTCATCTCTACGAGCGGGAGGGCGAGGGGCTGCTTTCCCTCCTGGACGGGATGTTTGCCATCGCCATTTGGGACCAGCAGCGGAAGCGCCTCCTGCTGGCTCGGGACAGACTGGGCATCAAGCCGCTCTACCTCCACCAGGCCCCAGGGGGAAAGATCGCCTTCGCCTCGGAGATGAAGGCCCTTCTCCTCTGCCCGTGGGTTTCGCGCGGCATCGACTTTGCTGCCCTGAACGACTTCTTCAGTTTCAAGCATGTGCCGAGTCCGAAAACCATCTATTCCGGGATCCGCTGCCTGCGGCCGGGGAACTGCCTGATCGCGGAGGAGGGAAGCGTCCGGCGGTCGCAGTACTGGAAGGTCCGCTACCAGGAGAACGAGCGGATGACCGCCGACGAGGCGGCCGAGGGCATCTTCGCGCGCCTGGACGAGGCGGTGCGGTCCCACATGGTGAGCGACGTGCCCATCGGCGCCTACCTCAGCGGCGGGATGGATTCCAGCGCCGTGGTGGCCCTGATGAGCCGTCACTCCTCCAGGCCAGTGATGACATTCTCCCTCGGTTACGAGGACGGCTTCAAGAACAAGGAGGCCGATCTCCATCACGCCCGCCTAATGTCCCAGCGCTTCGGGACCGCCCACCATGAGTGCATTCTGTCTTACCAGGACCTGATCGAGAGCCTTGATGCCATCGTCAGCGCCTTCGACGAGCCCTTTGCTGGAGTGATCTCGACCTACTTCATCACGAGGCTCATCAGTCGGCACGTGAAGGTCGCTCTTTCTGGGGACGGTGCGGACGAGATCTTCGGAAGCTACCTGCCCCACCGCCTAGCCCAACCCATCGCCTACTTCCGGAAGCGGTTCGGTGGACATGTCCTCTCGCACCCCCTGAACGCAGAGGATCGCCAAGAACTCGGTGCCTTCGCTGGGCAGATGGATTTCTTGGCCTCTCTCGCTCGAGAGGAGGGCTGGCGGTGGCGTCACCGCCTCTCCGTCTTCCCGGACCAGGAGAAACGACAGCTCTTTAGCCCTGCGATCCAAGACGAGATGGCGGACGCCCAATCCCTCGCCACGATGGGGGAGTGGTACGGCCAGACGACGGCCCGAGACCCCCTCAACGAGGTGCTTGAGGTGGAGTGCAGCCACATTCTCCCGGATCAGGTGCTGGCTTTCGTGGACCGGCTCTCGATGGCGCACTCCGTCGAGGTGCGTCCTCCATTCGTGGATCACCGCCTCGTGGAGTTCGCCGCCACCATTCCCGGCCGCCTCAAGATGCAGAACGGCCGGGTGAAGCACATCCTGAAGGAGGCACTCGCCCAAGTGCTGCCCCCCGAGGTCGTCAACCGGCCGAAGGAGGGTTTCGTGATGCCGATCCACCAGTGGATGCCTGAGAAGCTGCGCCCCTTCGTGGAGGAGACCCTGGCTCCGGAGCGCCTGGGGCTGCACGGCTTCTTCCAGGGGGAGTATGTAGCCAGGCTACTTGCGGATCGGCCGGACGGCGGGCACCTCCAAGCCAACAAGCTCTGGATGCTCACCATATTCCAGCTCTGGTACGAGCGCTATATCCACTGA
- a CDS encoding radical SAM protein: MADGPVRAARAPRVLLMGLTGFGNAALRALASESVPVAGVFTRAESGPFPYYAERSISEEARELGIPVHEDISFKETAAHDLVRDLAPDLILCATYHHIVPRRLIQIAPLGGVNLHPSLLPKLRGPNPTNWAIIFGEEKVGVTLHVLTNQIDAGDILLQRECPVSIEDTDGGLRQKLAALTEEVIREYLRAMKRGESIIPKPQHGGEVTYFPRVMERDGLIQFNEPTAQIYNRIRGTTPYPGAFTWLGDRKIRILGSEMLNRDSYEVAPGLIARQQGERLDVKTKDGMIQIHVAPGDAASLLGESPLILGPSREKSVAFAVRGDSLIVHTREKYGIEQGAEEFPKMVVLSVAYPCNALCPNCPYTETNSDIRKKYADRPYILPDLFRKIAEECGQYGSYLRITGGGEPMMHPDDMSRLIAHAKSVNSRVWLNTNGSLFTEENMRRLLACGTDMIECSVDAADPGIYKIVRAGLDWDRLVASLRRLLEIRREIGSATRIVVSVINQAIVRDKMDGISDFWLEDIGVDEVIRRKFLTWGSNTTLDPSQSADPSAYLDKFEGEPCPYPFHRLNIDSRGKVEVCGYDISGRTNFGDISERSIREIWLGPMFDWWRRMHAEGRGGEIPLCRECPDWQYRSWNHNWEKVLRNSAKRRDMAPLRMAGEATWPAGGLEHSDSLLREPRANAPAPIHPRD, from the coding sequence ATGGCGGATGGACCGGTAAGAGCGGCCCGGGCGCCCCGCGTCCTCCTGATGGGGCTGACGGGATTCGGCAACGCCGCGCTCCGCGCCCTCGCCTCGGAATCGGTTCCGGTAGCAGGTGTCTTCACGCGCGCGGAATCCGGTCCATTTCCCTACTACGCAGAGCGCTCGATCTCGGAGGAGGCCCGGGAGCTCGGGATTCCCGTCCATGAGGACATCTCCTTCAAGGAAACGGCGGCGCACGACCTCGTCCGCGATCTCGCCCCGGACCTCATCCTCTGCGCGACTTACCACCACATCGTCCCGCGCCGGCTGATCCAGATCGCTCCCCTGGGCGGCGTCAACCTCCATCCCTCCCTCCTGCCCAAGCTCCGGGGTCCCAATCCCACGAACTGGGCCATCATCTTCGGGGAGGAGAAAGTCGGTGTGACGCTCCACGTCCTCACCAACCAGATCGACGCGGGGGATATCCTGCTCCAGCGTGAATGCCCCGTCTCGATAGAGGACACGGACGGAGGGCTGCGCCAAAAACTCGCGGCACTCACTGAGGAGGTGATCCGCGAGTACCTCCGGGCCATGAAGCGGGGCGAGTCCATTATTCCCAAGCCGCAGCATGGCGGGGAGGTGACCTACTTCCCGCGCGTCATGGAGCGCGATGGCCTGATCCAGTTCAACGAGCCTACCGCTCAGATCTACAACCGGATCCGTGGCACGACCCCCTACCCCGGTGCTTTCACCTGGTTGGGTGACAGGAAGATCCGCATCCTCGGCAGCGAGATGCTGAACCGGGACTCCTACGAGGTCGCGCCCGGCCTGATCGCCCGGCAGCAGGGCGAGCGGCTCGACGTCAAGACCAAGGACGGCATGATCCAGATCCACGTCGCGCCCGGGGACGCCGCCAGCCTCCTCGGCGAGTCCCCCCTGATCCTGGGCCCCAGCCGGGAGAAAAGCGTCGCCTTCGCGGTGCGCGGCGACTCCCTGATCGTCCACACGCGGGAGAAGTACGGCATCGAACAGGGGGCGGAGGAGTTCCCCAAGATGGTGGTGCTCTCCGTCGCATACCCCTGCAACGCGCTGTGCCCAAACTGCCCCTACACGGAGACGAACTCCGACATCCGGAAGAAGTACGCCGACCGGCCCTACATACTCCCCGATCTGTTCCGCAAGATCGCCGAGGAATGCGGCCAGTACGGCTCCTACCTGCGGATCACCGGGGGCGGAGAGCCGATGATGCACCCGGACGACATGTCCCGGCTCATCGCGCACGCCAAGAGCGTGAACTCGCGCGTGTGGCTGAACACCAACGGCTCGCTCTTCACCGAGGAGAACATGCGGCGCCTCCTCGCCTGCGGCACGGACATGATCGAGTGCAGCGTGGACGCCGCTGATCCCGGCATCTACAAGATCGTCCGCGCCGGGCTGGACTGGGACCGCCTGGTGGCCTCCTTGCGGCGCCTGCTGGAGATCCGCCGGGAGATCGGGAGCGCCACTCGGATCGTGGTGAGCGTCATCAACCAGGCCATCGTGCGCGACAAGATGGACGGAATCTCCGACTTCTGGCTCGAGGACATCGGGGTGGACGAGGTGATCCGCCGCAAGTTCCTGACTTGGGGCTCGAACACCACTCTCGACCCCTCCCAGTCGGCTGACCCGTCGGCGTATCTCGACAAGTTCGAGGGAGAGCCTTGCCCCTACCCCTTCCACCGCCTCAACATCGACAGCCGGGGCAAGGTGGAGGTCTGTGGGTACGACATCTCGGGCCGGACGAACTTCGGGGACATCTCGGAGCGCTCGATCCGGGAAATCTGGCTGGGCCCCATGTTCGACTGGTGGCGGCGCATGCACGCCGAGGGCCGGGGAGGGGAGATCCCTCTGTGCCGCGAGTGCCCGGACTGGCAGTACCGCTCCTGGAACCACAACTGGGAGAAGGTGCTGCGTAACTCCGCCAAGCGCCGGGACATGGCCCCCCTCCGCATGGCCGGTGAAGCCACCTGGCCTGCCGGCGGCCTGGAGCATTCCGATAGCCTTCTCCGCGAGCCGAGGGCTAACGCGCCCGCCCCCATCCACCCGCGTGACTGA
- a CDS encoding radical SAM protein: MAADALPLRVGHRRDEKGRSFAPKREQGYFHTEFPQQLIIETTAACNQLCVFCGHTYMDRPKKTMARALFERIASESGRESPYTEIWPTFMGEAMLLGDRLFDMIEFARETGCGKITLNTNGTRINRKTIPRILTCGINRLIISCDAHTPATHARVRPGLKSAGGLDVIYRGMDLLLESIGQFGSEVPLIEMQFSIFEENEHETEAFIKHWLGRNVVVKVRPKLHWSGSVEGGDSRIITDSNLRLPCLWSLDTCAIHWNGNVVMCAIDCDGKYVAGNVESQPLKEIWNGPLKWMRELQMRRRFMELPEICRKCPDWQVKRAHAYFPDAATQERYETYIRQGRVFFQEHNSSLAAGGEVSPQV; the protein is encoded by the coding sequence TTGGCCGCTGACGCTCTCCCCCTCCGGGTCGGACACCGGCGAGACGAGAAGGGCCGGTCGTTCGCCCCCAAGCGAGAGCAGGGCTACTTCCACACCGAATTCCCCCAGCAGCTCATCATCGAAACCACGGCCGCCTGCAACCAGCTCTGCGTCTTCTGTGGCCACACCTACATGGATCGGCCTAAGAAAACCATGGCGCGCGCCCTGTTCGAGAGAATCGCGTCCGAATCCGGGCGAGAAAGTCCCTACACCGAGATCTGGCCGACTTTCATGGGCGAAGCGATGCTCCTGGGAGACCGCCTATTCGATATGATCGAGTTTGCGCGAGAAACTGGCTGTGGAAAGATCACCCTAAATACGAACGGAACCAGAATTAACCGGAAGACCATTCCACGAATCCTGACATGCGGCATTAATCGGCTGATCATCAGTTGCGATGCCCACACTCCGGCAACGCACGCCCGGGTTCGCCCTGGGCTGAAATCGGCCGGTGGATTGGATGTCATCTACCGCGGAATGGACCTACTTCTTGAATCAATTGGCCAGTTTGGGTCAGAAGTTCCTCTCATTGAGATGCAGTTTTCCATATTTGAGGAAAACGAACACGAGACCGAGGCTTTCATCAAGCATTGGCTGGGGCGGAACGTGGTGGTGAAAGTGCGGCCCAAACTCCACTGGTCGGGCTCGGTCGAGGGGGGCGATTCGAGGATAATCACCGACTCCAACCTCCGCTTGCCATGTCTGTGGTCTCTCGACACCTGCGCTATCCATTGGAACGGGAACGTTGTGATGTGTGCCATTGACTGCGATGGCAAGTACGTGGCCGGGAACGTCGAGTCACAGCCGCTCAAGGAAATCTGGAACGGTCCCCTGAAGTGGATGAGGGAGCTGCAAATGCGGCGCCGCTTCATGGAGCTGCCCGAGATCTGCCGCAAATGCCCGGACTGGCAGGTGAAGCGGGCGCACGCCTATTTCCCCGATGCGGCGACTCAGGAACGCTACGAAACCTATATTCGCCAGGGAAGAGTCTTCTTTCAAGAGCACAATTCATCCCTGGCTGCGGGCGGGGAGGTGTCTCCCCAAGTCTGA
- a CDS encoding transposase, which translates to MGTESAKVLAPFLMGLLERGLDVSRGILVVIDGGKGLRKAVELVFNRGARRALVQRCHWHKRENVVKPLPTRARSTAG; encoded by the coding sequence GTGGGCACCGAGAGCGCGAAGGTGTTGGCCCCCTTCCTAATGGGCCTCCTGGAGCGGGGCCTAGACGTCTCGCGGGGGATCCTCGTGGTGATCGACGGGGGCAAGGGCCTGCGCAAGGCGGTGGAGCTCGTCTTCAACCGGGGGGCTCGGCGAGCCCTGGTTCAGCGCTGCCACTGGCACAAGCGCGAGAACGTGGTGAAGCCGCTTCCCACTCGCGCCAGAAGCACCGCTGGCTGA
- a CDS encoding UpxY family transcription antiterminator — translation MPVDFPGSGVDALSVLMPEARHSFSLHEAWSSWFVVHTRSRHEDKVVDLLREKRIPVFLPKMQVWSRRRDRRLKVQVPLFRGYLFVNLPEPEFRWSNLLQTRGVVRVLGAGGKPVSLVQREVESILLMVASGADLHPLDALVRGDRVRVVDGPLAGVEGVVLRRKGKEQIAVSIDLLARSVAVDLNESQLERVGRPRQRNAHS, via the coding sequence GTGCCCGTTGATTTCCCGGGCTCCGGGGTAGATGCCTTGTCCGTGCTTATGCCAGAAGCCAGGCATTCGTTCTCCCTCCATGAAGCTTGGTCCTCGTGGTTCGTGGTCCATACCCGCAGCCGCCACGAGGACAAGGTCGTCGATCTCCTTCGCGAAAAACGCATCCCCGTATTCCTCCCCAAGATGCAGGTCTGGAGCCGTCGGCGGGACCGCCGCCTGAAGGTCCAGGTGCCGCTTTTTCGCGGCTATTTGTTTGTGAATCTTCCCGAGCCGGAATTCAGGTGGTCCAATCTCCTTCAGACTCGCGGAGTGGTGCGTGTCCTGGGGGCGGGGGGAAAGCCCGTCTCGCTGGTCCAAAGGGAGGTTGAATCCATCCTCCTGATGGTGGCGAGCGGCGCCGACCTCCATCCGCTGGACGCCTTGGTCCGGGGCGACCGCGTCCGCGTGGTCGATGGGCCGCTGGCCGGGGTGGAGGGGGTGGTTCTCCGCCGGAAGGGGAAAGAGCAGATCGCGGTCTCTATCGATCTTCTGGCGCGCTCGGTCGCGGTCGATTTGAACGAGAGCCAACTGGAAAGAGTTGGACGTCCAAGACAGCGAAACGCGCACTCGTAA
- a CDS encoding winged helix-turn-helix transcriptional regulator, producing the protein MRKEDLHQFRLMEEVEKEGGIVTQRDLARRLNVSLGLTNAFLKRIVRKGYFKITTVPGRTVRYILTPKGFAEKSRLTMEYIRYSLAHYQEIRHRTRLLANVLREKNIQRVAMVGTGELAELFYLSLREAAIEVMVVVSLGAEEGFFLGYPIMSPDSLRESSADAICVVDMDEEHFALFLSRAGELGLPKDKIIRVGANSGMEKAPTGKTAAVGSPSESHHR; encoded by the coding sequence TTGCGCAAAGAAGACCTCCACCAATTCCGTCTTATGGAAGAGGTGGAAAAGGAAGGGGGCATTGTCACCCAGCGCGATCTGGCGAGGCGTCTCAACGTCTCGCTGGGTCTCACCAACGCGTTCTTGAAGCGGATTGTTCGGAAGGGTTATTTCAAGATCACCACGGTCCCGGGACGCACGGTGCGTTACATCCTCACCCCAAAGGGCTTTGCGGAAAAGTCCCGCCTGACGATGGAGTATATTCGCTATTCCCTCGCGCATTACCAGGAGATCCGCCACCGGACGAGGCTCTTGGCAAACGTGCTGCGGGAAAAGAACATTCAGCGCGTGGCGATGGTGGGGACGGGCGAGCTGGCAGAGCTGTTCTATCTGAGCCTTCGAGAAGCGGCTATCGAGGTGATGGTTGTTGTTTCGCTCGGCGCCGAGGAAGGATTTTTCCTCGGCTATCCAATCATGTCTCCCGACAGCCTTCGTGAATCCTCGGCTGATGCAATCTGCGTGGTGGACATGGATGAGGAGCATTTCGCCTTGTTCCTCTCCCGTGCCGGGGAATTGGGCCTGCCGAAAGACAAGATCATTCGCGTCGGGGCCAATTCCGGAATGGAAAAGGCACCGACAGGCAAGACCGCGGCGGTCGGTTCACCGTCCGAATCCCATCACAGATGA
- the pseB gene encoding UDP-N-acetylglucosamine 4,6-dehydratase (inverting), whose amino-acid sequence MSEAVNSFDGKSILVTGGTGSFGRKFTEIVLKRYHPRKLIILSRDELKQHEMRQVFPDGDDSPMRYFIGDVRDRERLHRAFYGVDIVVHAAALKQVPACEYNPFEAVQTNVMGARNVIDAATDRGVQRVLALSTDKAVNPVNLYGATKLCAEKLFVQGNAYSDLDRTRFSCARYGNVIGSRGSVVPLFLEQRKNGTVTVTDPRMTRFWITLEEGVNFVLNCIERMQGGEIFVPKIPSMEIMDLVQALAPGCKVNEIGIRPGEKLHEVLLSEDEARHAFELDDMYIVVPSHPWWKMQEIPGARPVPDNFRYTSDVNPLRLSTKELTRLVGQG is encoded by the coding sequence ATGAGCGAGGCAGTGAACTCATTCGACGGAAAATCCATTTTGGTGACCGGGGGCACCGGCTCCTTCGGGCGGAAGTTCACGGAGATAGTTCTGAAGCGATATCATCCTCGGAAGCTGATTATCCTCAGCAGGGATGAGCTCAAGCAGCATGAGATGCGTCAAGTCTTTCCCGATGGAGACGATTCGCCGATGCGCTATTTCATCGGCGACGTCCGGGACCGCGAAAGGCTCCACCGGGCATTCTACGGCGTGGACATCGTCGTCCATGCCGCCGCGCTGAAGCAGGTCCCCGCGTGCGAGTACAACCCCTTCGAGGCCGTGCAGACGAACGTCATGGGGGCGCGGAACGTCATCGACGCGGCCACGGATCGCGGGGTACAGAGGGTCCTGGCGCTCAGCACGGACAAGGCGGTGAACCCCGTCAACCTCTACGGCGCCACCAAGCTCTGCGCCGAGAAGCTCTTCGTGCAGGGGAACGCCTACTCCGACCTCGACCGCACGCGCTTCAGCTGCGCGCGTTACGGCAACGTGATCGGCAGCCGGGGAAGCGTCGTCCCCCTGTTCTTGGAGCAGCGGAAGAATGGCACCGTCACCGTAACGGACCCCCGGATGACGCGCTTCTGGATCACGTTGGAGGAAGGCGTCAACTTCGTTCTGAACTGCATCGAGAGGATGCAGGGGGGGGAGATTTTCGTCCCTAAGATCCCAAGCATGGAGATCATGGACCTGGTGCAGGCCCTCGCGCCCGGCTGCAAGGTCAACGAGATCGGCATCCGCCCCGGCGAGAAGCTTCACGAGGTTCTGCTCTCCGAGGACGAGGCGCGGCATGCCTTCGAGCTTGATGACATGTACATCGTCGTCCCGTCCCATCCGTGGTGGAAGATGCAGGAGATTCCGGGAGCCAGGCCGGTTCCCGACAACTTCCGCTACACCAGCGACGTAAATCCCCTCCGGCTCTCGACGAAGGAGCTGACCCGCTTGGTCGGACAAGGTTGA
- the pseC gene encoding UDP-4-amino-4,6-dideoxy-N-acetyl-beta-L-altrosamine transaminase → MADPLAIHGGKAVREKLLPYGRQSVDEEDILAVGEVLRSDWLTTGPKVDEFEEAFAGYVGTRHAVSFSSGTAALHGAVFAADLGPGDEAVTTPITFCATANCLLYQGASPVFADVSPDTLNLDPDGLTRRITPRTRAILPVDYAGHPADLGPIMELAGRHGLTVIEDGCHALGAELGGRRVGRLSHMTVFSFHPVKHLTTGEGGMVATDDERFARRLRLFRNHGIDSDARDRQSRGEWFYEMVDLGWNYRLTDIGCALGLVQLRKLDRNLARRREIAAAYTEAFRKMEGMAPPAVRPGANPAWHLYPVRIEPDKLAVGRREIFRALRAEGLGVNVHYIPVHLHPYYRDKRGHRKGECPVAEDAYERLISLPIFHGMTDQDAEDVVHAMGKVMEHYVR, encoded by the coding sequence ATGGCGGACCCGCTGGCCATCCACGGCGGCAAGGCCGTCCGCGAAAAGCTGCTCCCCTACGGCCGCCAGTCCGTCGACGAGGAGGACATCCTCGCCGTTGGTGAGGTGCTGCGCTCCGATTGGCTAACCACCGGCCCGAAGGTGGATGAGTTCGAGGAGGCATTCGCCGGGTATGTCGGCACCCGGCACGCGGTGAGCTTCAGTTCCGGGACGGCGGCGCTCCACGGAGCGGTCTTCGCCGCGGACCTCGGGCCCGGGGACGAGGCGGTGACCACCCCGATTACATTCTGCGCGACGGCGAACTGCCTCCTCTACCAGGGCGCTTCGCCGGTCTTCGCCGACGTGAGCCCCGACACGCTGAACCTCGATCCTGACGGACTGACGCGCCGTATTACCCCTCGGACGAGGGCGATCCTCCCGGTGGACTATGCGGGCCATCCGGCGGACCTCGGGCCCATCATGGAGCTGGCCGGGCGGCACGGCCTGACGGTCATCGAGGACGGATGCCACGCCCTGGGCGCCGAGCTGGGCGGGCGCCGGGTCGGCCGGCTGAGCCACATGACCGTATTCAGCTTCCACCCGGTCAAGCACCTCACCACCGGGGAAGGCGGGATGGTGGCGACGGACGACGAGCGTTTCGCCCGCCGGCTCCGCCTCTTCCGCAACCACGGGATCGACAGCGACGCCCGGGACCGCCAGTCCCGGGGCGAGTGGTTCTACGAGATGGTGGACCTCGGCTGGAACTACCGCCTGACCGACATCGGGTGCGCGCTTGGGCTGGTTCAGCTCCGGAAGCTGGACCGCAACCTGGCGCGGCGGCGGGAGATCGCGGCCGCCTACACTGAGGCGTTCCGGAAGATGGAGGGCATGGCTCCTCCTGCGGTCCGGCCGGGGGCGAATCCGGCTTGGCACCTCTATCCGGTGCGCATTGAGCCGGACAAGCTTGCCGTCGGCCGGCGGGAGATCTTCCGCGCCCTGCGGGCGGAGGGCCTGGGCGTGAACGTGCACTACATCCCGGTCCATCTCCACCCGTATTACCGGGACAAGCGGGGCCACCGGAAGGGGGAGTGCCCCGTCGCCGAGGACGCCTATGAGCGCCTGATCTCCCTGCCTATCTTCCACGGCATGACGGACCAGGACGCCGAAGACGTCGTGCATGCCATGGGCAAGGTGATGGAGCACTATGTCCGGTAG
- a CDS encoding Gfo/Idh/MocA family oxidoreductase produces MSGSLALRFLVAGCGSVGKRHLRNLRTLGVTDLLTFDVLAERCREASAELGVEAVASLEEAWARGVDAVLVTVPTREHYPLALEAARQGCHLFIEKPLSDRLEGLDALAGIAAEKRLIALVGCNMRFHPGPAAVKRLLDEGAIGAPVAARLQTGSYLPDWRPSVDYRQSYSASAEGGGGAVLDCIHEIDLALWYFGPAEVAGAAVLPAESLGLDVDGLAEMLLRHHSGVLSSVHLNFVQRDYRRVCQIIGTEGTLYWDFEEEAVRCYRPKEGWQAFPQPAGWELNRMYLDEMRHFLACLVGEEKPHVDVTGGWRALEIALAAKAWPGARPVVGA; encoded by the coding sequence ATGTCCGGTAGCCTCGCCCTTCGGTTTCTGGTCGCCGGCTGCGGGTCCGTCGGAAAGCGCCACCTCCGGAACCTTCGGACGCTCGGCGTGACGGACCTCCTGACGTTCGATGTCCTGGCCGAGCGGTGCCGCGAGGCGTCGGCGGAGCTTGGCGTGGAGGCCGTGGCCAGCCTGGAGGAGGCTTGGGCGCGCGGGGTGGATGCCGTTCTGGTGACGGTCCCCACCCGTGAGCATTATCCGTTGGCGCTCGAGGCCGCGCGGCAGGGCTGTCACCTGTTCATCGAAAAGCCTCTGTCGGACCGCCTGGAGGGCCTGGACGCTCTGGCCGGGATCGCGGCGGAGAAGAGGCTCATCGCCCTGGTCGGCTGCAACATGCGCTTCCATCCCGGCCCCGCCGCCGTGAAGCGCCTCCTGGACGAGGGGGCCATCGGAGCCCCCGTTGCCGCCCGGCTCCAAACGGGCTCCTACCTGCCGGACTGGCGGCCAAGCGTGGATTACCGCCAGAGCTACAGCGCGTCGGCCGAGGGCGGGGGTGGCGCGGTCCTCGACTGCATCCACGAAATTGACCTGGCTCTCTGGTATTTCGGCCCGGCCGAGGTCGCGGGCGCCGCGGTTCTCCCGGCCGAGAGCCTCGGATTGGACGTGGACGGGCTGGCCGAAATGCTGCTCCGGCATCATTCAGGCGTGCTTTCGAGCGTCCATCTCAACTTCGTCCAGCGTGACTACCGGCGCGTCTGCCAGATCATCGGCACCGAGGGAACCCTGTACTGGGACTTCGAAGAAGAGGCCGTCCGGTGCTACCGCCCGAAGGAAGGATGGCAAGCGTTCCCCCAGCCGGCCGGGTGGGAGCTGAACCGGATGTACCTGGACGAGATGCGCCATTTTCTGGCCTGCCTCGTCGGCGAGGAGAAGCCCCATGTGGACGTGACCGGGGGGTGGCGTGCACTGGAAATCGCCCTGGCGGCGAAGGCCTGGCCCGGCGCGCGCCCGGTGGTGGGGGCATAG